The following coding sequences are from one Microbacterium wangchenii window:
- a CDS encoding LacI family DNA-binding transcriptional regulator, whose amino-acid sequence MRTARATVKDVAALARVSPKTVSNVLTGAVHVRPDTRARVEQAMTALDFVPNLSARGLRSGRSGVIAVALPDLATAYSADLLHFLVEAAHGRGFAVQIEETADRPQRERDLLTRARAHLVDGLILNPIRLEDSVIDRADDLPPVVLIGEVEQHRTDRVLIDSRRAAKDAALHLIARGARRIAAIGGDDRPEHATATSRLRLAGFRDALIESGLDPDPAREVNLLPWSMATGAAAVRELRTRGVQIDAILAFTDSLAVGAIRELAEAGLRVPDDVLVAGFDDIEVARFTTPSLTTVGFDRRLFAHESLRLLVERIDRPGQAPQAVTIPHHVVERESTATRIPPAG is encoded by the coding sequence ATGCGAACGGCCCGCGCGACGGTCAAAGACGTCGCGGCACTTGCCCGCGTGTCGCCCAAGACCGTGTCGAACGTGCTCACGGGGGCCGTCCACGTCCGTCCCGACACCCGGGCGCGCGTCGAGCAGGCCATGACCGCCCTGGATTTCGTGCCCAACCTGAGCGCGCGAGGTCTGCGCAGCGGGCGCTCCGGGGTCATCGCGGTCGCGCTCCCCGACCTGGCGACGGCGTACTCGGCCGACCTCCTGCACTTCCTCGTCGAGGCGGCGCACGGGCGCGGCTTCGCGGTGCAGATCGAGGAGACCGCCGACCGTCCGCAGCGCGAGCGCGATCTGCTCACCCGCGCACGCGCGCACCTCGTGGACGGCCTCATCCTGAATCCGATCCGGCTCGAGGACAGTGTGATCGACCGCGCCGACGACCTGCCGCCGGTCGTCCTGATCGGCGAGGTGGAGCAGCACCGGACGGATCGCGTGCTCATCGACAGCCGCCGGGCGGCGAAGGATGCGGCGCTGCACCTGATCGCCCGCGGTGCCCGGCGCATCGCCGCGATCGGTGGCGACGACCGGCCCGAGCACGCCACGGCGACCAGTCGTCTGCGGCTGGCCGGGTTCCGCGACGCGCTGATCGAATCGGGGCTGGACCCGGACCCCGCCCGCGAGGTGAACCTTCTGCCGTGGAGCATGGCGACGGGTGCCGCGGCGGTCCGTGAACTGCGCACGCGCGGCGTGCAGATCGATGCGATCCTCGCGTTCACCGACTCCCTGGCCGTCGGCGCCATCCGCGAACTCGCCGAAGCCGGGCTGCGGGTGCCCGACGACGTGCTGGTGGCCGGTTTCGACGACATCGAAGTCGCGCGGTTCACGACTCCGTCCCTGACGACGGTGGGCTTCGATCGGCGCCTCTTCGCGCACGAGTCGCTGCGCCTCCTCGTCGAGCGGATCGACCGGCCCGGGCAGGCGCCGCAGGCGGTCACCATCCCGCACCACGTCGTGGAGAGGGAGAGCACCGCGACCCGCATCCCGCCGGCCGGCTGA
- a CDS encoding carbohydrate ABC transporter permease, with amino-acid sequence MTATASAPTTTTVVTGRAAAGTRRHAGERRKAAAAWGFLAPFLLAFLLFLVWPLLHGLYLSFTNQSLTGAGGAFVGFANYAEALTDPVMWRSLGNTAWFTILSTVPLVLVALVMALLVHRGLPGQWLWRLSFFLPYLLASTVISQIWVWIFNPQIGAANRILESFGLEPLAWLQSPDTNMYAIVIATVWWTVGFNFLLYLAALQNIPEQQYEAASLDGAGPWRQLWSITLPQLGQVTVLIVILQILASLKLFDQAYQMLGGIASDTTRSIVQYIYEAGFVGYRFGYSAAISYVFFAIIVIIGVIQAFALRRRGEQS; translated from the coding sequence ATGACCGCCACCGCATCCGCCCCCACGACCACGACCGTGGTGACCGGGCGCGCCGCCGCCGGCACCCGGCGCCATGCGGGGGAGCGACGGAAGGCGGCCGCGGCGTGGGGCTTCCTCGCGCCCTTTCTCCTCGCTTTCCTCCTGTTCCTGGTGTGGCCGCTTCTGCACGGGCTGTATCTGAGCTTCACCAACCAGTCCCTCACCGGCGCCGGGGGAGCGTTCGTGGGATTCGCGAACTACGCCGAGGCGCTCACCGATCCGGTCATGTGGCGCTCTTTGGGTAACACCGCGTGGTTCACGATCCTCTCCACCGTGCCGCTCGTGCTGGTCGCGCTGGTCATGGCGCTCCTCGTGCACCGCGGCCTTCCCGGTCAGTGGCTGTGGCGGCTGTCGTTCTTCCTGCCGTATCTGCTGGCCTCGACCGTGATCTCGCAGATCTGGGTGTGGATCTTCAACCCGCAGATCGGCGCCGCCAACCGGATTCTGGAGTCCTTCGGGCTCGAGCCGCTCGCCTGGCTGCAGAGTCCCGACACCAACATGTACGCGATCGTGATCGCCACGGTGTGGTGGACGGTGGGCTTCAACTTCCTGCTCTACCTCGCAGCGCTGCAGAACATCCCCGAGCAGCAGTACGAGGCGGCGTCCCTCGACGGCGCAGGGCCGTGGCGGCAGTTGTGGTCGATCACCCTTCCGCAGCTCGGTCAGGTGACGGTGCTCATCGTCATCCTGCAGATCCTGGCCTCGCTGAAGCTCTTCGACCAGGCGTACCAGATGCTCGGCGGCATCGCGAGCGACACGACCCGCTCGATCGTCCAGTACATCTACGAGGCGGGCTTCGTCGGCTACCGCTTCGGGTACTCCGCCGCCATCTCGTACGTCTTCTTCGCGATCATCGTCATCATCGGCGTCATACAGGCGTTCGCACTGCGTCGCCGGGGGGAGCAGTCATGA
- a CDS encoding cytochrome b/b6 domain-containing protein, translating to MATYARSVRRGLPRVAGGDPWPPADVVAVTADGPDAPPTSTAASAPAAVEVPAPAVERAAPAVNDAATAPARTTASRPQVRRGLPRVPGGEPWPPADAAVPAAQATVASPHASAEPAPQSSAAAESPAAHASARPSAPPVAAAAAGDGVALRRGLPRVAGGEPWPPAGFAPTSAPAAEADPDAVAAVVSEQPPAASAEAAVPVPSGPRAPLPFTPAVWPGAAASAPRAAERAEPRRYGPFTRLQWAGAVVVLGAGLLIAAGMAVALVRWLLSTQWGEGFLAQYPGEYHLPEGAPVGFPAWLGWQHFFNAFLIILIIRSGLQVRREKRPSVFWSPRGNSKRKISLALWFHQSLDILWLVNGVVFVILLFVSGQWMRIIPTSWEVFPNAVSAALQYVSLDWPTENGWVNYNALQQIAYFTTVFVAAPLAALTGVRMSGIWPKDATTLNRLYPLEWARRIHFPVMIYFVVFIVAHVALVFATGALRNLNHMYAAQGSVDPNAYADNWTGFWIFIGSVVVMAAAWIAARPLVLAPIARLFGKVSGR from the coding sequence ATGGCGACGTACGCGAGATCGGTGCGCCGCGGCCTGCCGCGCGTGGCCGGGGGCGACCCGTGGCCGCCCGCCGACGTCGTGGCGGTCACGGCTGACGGACCCGACGCGCCCCCGACTTCCACAGCCGCGTCCGCGCCGGCCGCGGTCGAGGTGCCGGCGCCCGCCGTCGAGCGGGCCGCTCCCGCAGTGAACGACGCCGCCACGGCGCCGGCCCGGACGACCGCGTCACGGCCTCAGGTGCGCCGGGGGCTCCCGCGCGTGCCCGGCGGCGAGCCGTGGCCTCCGGCCGACGCCGCCGTCCCTGCAGCGCAGGCCACCGTCGCCTCCCCGCACGCTTCCGCCGAGCCGGCGCCGCAGTCCTCCGCCGCGGCGGAGAGCCCCGCCGCACACGCATCGGCGCGTCCGTCCGCTCCTCCCGTCGCCGCTGCAGCGGCCGGTGACGGCGTCGCACTGCGCCGAGGGCTGCCGCGCGTAGCCGGCGGCGAGCCCTGGCCGCCCGCCGGGTTCGCCCCGACCTCCGCCCCCGCCGCCGAGGCGGACCCGGATGCGGTGGCGGCGGTCGTCTCCGAGCAGCCCCCTGCCGCCTCGGCCGAGGCCGCCGTGCCGGTGCCCTCCGGGCCGCGCGCACCGCTGCCCTTCACACCGGCGGTGTGGCCGGGAGCCGCCGCATCCGCTCCTCGGGCCGCGGAGCGTGCGGAGCCCCGGCGCTACGGGCCTTTCACGCGCTTGCAGTGGGCCGGCGCCGTCGTCGTGCTCGGTGCCGGTCTGCTCATCGCCGCGGGAATGGCCGTCGCTCTCGTGCGGTGGCTGCTGTCGACGCAGTGGGGCGAGGGCTTCCTGGCGCAGTACCCGGGCGAATACCACCTTCCCGAGGGCGCCCCCGTCGGGTTCCCGGCGTGGCTGGGATGGCAGCACTTCTTCAACGCGTTCCTGATCATCCTCATCATCCGATCGGGACTGCAGGTGCGCCGGGAGAAGCGGCCGAGCGTGTTCTGGTCGCCGCGCGGCAACTCCAAGCGCAAGATCAGCCTCGCACTGTGGTTCCACCAGTCGCTGGACATCCTGTGGCTCGTGAACGGCGTGGTGTTCGTCATCCTGCTGTTCGTCTCCGGGCAGTGGATGCGCATCATCCCCACCTCGTGGGAGGTCTTCCCCAACGCCGTCTCGGCGGCGCTGCAGTACGTGTCGCTGGACTGGCCCACCGAGAACGGATGGGTCAACTACAACGCCCTGCAGCAGATCGCCTACTTCACGACGGTCTTCGTGGCCGCGCCCCTGGCGGCCCTGACCGGCGTGCGGATGAGCGGCATCTGGCCGAAGGACGCGACCACGCTGAACCGCCTGTATCCGCTCGAGTGGGCTCGGCGCATCCACTTCCCCGTCATGATCTACTTCGTGGTGTTCATCGTCGCGCACGTCGCGCTGGTGTTCGCCACGGGGGCGCTGCGCAACCTGAACCACATGTACGCGGCGCAGGGATCGGTGGACCCGAACGCGTACGCGGACAACTGGACCGGATTCTGGATCTTCATCGGCTCGGTGGTCGTCATGGCCGCCGCCTGGATCGCGGCGCGGCCGCTCGTGCTGGCGCCCATCGCGCGGCTGTTCGGCAAGGTCAGCGGCCGATGA
- the cofE gene encoding coenzyme F420-0:L-glutamate ligase → MLQVWALEGIGEVAPGTDLVELIAEAARGELQDGDIVVVTSKIVSKAEDRFVVADDREAAITAETVRVVASRTSPTGHVTRIVENRLGMVSAAAGVDASNTPQGTVLLLPEDPDASARALAAGLRERTGALVGVLISDTLGRAWREGQTDAAIGAGGVQVFEDLRGGADAEGRPLVVTMPCVADELASAADLVKGKAARLPVAVVRGRADLVGALDLPGARAIVRPAERDMFRLGADEAYAAGLADGAASRLPD, encoded by the coding sequence GTGCTGCAGGTGTGGGCCCTCGAGGGCATCGGGGAGGTCGCGCCGGGCACCGACCTCGTCGAGCTGATCGCCGAGGCCGCCCGCGGGGAGCTGCAGGACGGCGACATCGTCGTGGTCACCTCCAAGATCGTGTCGAAGGCCGAGGACCGCTTCGTCGTGGCCGACGACCGCGAAGCGGCCATCACCGCCGAGACCGTGCGCGTCGTGGCATCCCGTACGTCTCCCACCGGTCATGTCACGCGCATCGTCGAGAACCGGCTCGGCATGGTCTCCGCCGCCGCCGGCGTCGACGCCAGCAACACCCCGCAGGGCACCGTCCTCCTCCTGCCCGAGGATCCGGATGCGTCGGCGCGGGCGCTCGCGGCGGGCCTGCGGGAACGGACCGGCGCCCTCGTGGGGGTACTCATCTCCGACACCCTGGGACGGGCGTGGCGGGAGGGCCAGACCGACGCCGCGATCGGGGCGGGCGGGGTGCAGGTGTTCGAAGACCTGCGGGGCGGCGCCGACGCGGAGGGCCGCCCGCTCGTGGTCACGATGCCGTGCGTGGCCGACGAGCTCGCCTCCGCCGCCGACCTCGTCAAGGGCAAGGCGGCCCGTCTTCCGGTCGCCGTGGTGCGGGGCCGCGCCGACCTCGTCGGCGCGCTCGACCTGCCCGGCGCGCGCGCGATCGTCCGCCCCGCCGAGCGCGACATGTTCCGCCTCGGCGCGGACGAGGCCTACGCCGCCGGTCTCGCCGACGGCGCCGCATCCCGCCTCCCCGACTGA
- a CDS encoding GNAT family N-acetyltransferase, which yields MEAELQTDIVVRPVRDVDAEALGRVHATCWHETYDHLISKAALERVSPKRMAELWTHWAVQGPEFTMRAALVKGDIVGFAGSGPARDRDAPRNRELYFIYLLDAWHGTGIGQMLFDAVVTKDEPLYLWVAEDNPRAHRFYTRNGFALDGASHTEPFLGETLTEVRFVR from the coding sequence ATGGAAGCCGAACTGCAGACTGACATCGTCGTCCGTCCGGTGCGGGACGTGGATGCCGAAGCCCTGGGGCGCGTGCACGCGACGTGCTGGCACGAGACCTACGACCACCTGATCAGCAAGGCCGCCCTCGAGCGGGTCTCCCCCAAGCGGATGGCCGAGCTGTGGACCCACTGGGCCGTCCAGGGCCCGGAGTTCACCATGCGCGCCGCGCTGGTCAAGGGCGACATCGTCGGGTTCGCCGGCTCGGGCCCGGCCCGCGACCGCGATGCTCCCCGCAACCGCGAGCTCTACTTCATCTATCTGCTCGACGCGTGGCACGGCACCGGCATCGGCCAGATGCTCTTCGACGCCGTCGTGACCAAGGACGAGCCGCTGTACCTGTGGGTGGCCGAAGACAACCCCCGCGCGCACCGGTTCTACACGCGCAACGGCTTCGCTCTGGACGGGGCATCCCACACCGAGCCGTTCCTCGGCGAGACCCTCACCGAAGTCCGCTTCGTCCGCTGA
- the mmsB gene encoding 3-hydroxyisobutyrate dehydrogenase produces the protein MRIAFLGLGHMGLPMARNLASAGHEVVVFDVVPAALDAGREAGLPAAASGAEAAASADVVITMFPEGRHVLAAYRGSEDSAGLLQSARPGTLFVDCSTIAVDDARAAHALAEAAGHRSLDAPVSGGVVGAENATLAFMVGGDEADLEEARPLLERMGRRIVHCGGPGLGQAAKVCNNMILGVSQIVVAEAFVLGERLGLSHEALFEVAANASGQCWALTTNCPVPGPVPTSPANNDYRPGFAGALMAKDLGLAAHAIARTGVDAQMGLLAQALYAQFAEGPGAGQDFSGIIHTIRSGEAA, from the coding sequence ATGAGGATCGCATTCCTGGGCTTGGGACACATGGGGCTGCCGATGGCCCGCAACCTCGCATCCGCGGGACATGAGGTCGTGGTGTTCGACGTGGTCCCCGCCGCGCTGGACGCCGGCCGGGAGGCGGGGCTGCCGGCAGCGGCGTCGGGCGCCGAGGCCGCCGCATCCGCCGACGTGGTGATCACGATGTTCCCCGAGGGACGCCACGTGCTCGCCGCCTATCGCGGGTCGGAGGATTCCGCCGGACTCCTGCAGTCCGCCCGGCCGGGCACGCTGTTCGTGGACTGCTCCACGATCGCCGTCGACGACGCGCGTGCCGCGCACGCGCTCGCCGAGGCCGCCGGGCATCGCAGCCTCGACGCCCCGGTGTCGGGCGGGGTCGTCGGCGCCGAGAACGCGACTCTGGCGTTCATGGTCGGCGGCGACGAGGCCGACCTCGAGGAAGCCCGCCCGCTGCTGGAACGGATGGGGCGGCGCATCGTGCACTGCGGCGGACCTGGCCTCGGCCAGGCGGCGAAGGTGTGCAACAACATGATCCTGGGCGTGAGCCAGATCGTGGTGGCCGAGGCCTTCGTGCTCGGGGAGCGGCTGGGCCTGTCGCACGAGGCGCTCTTCGAGGTCGCCGCGAACGCGTCGGGGCAGTGCTGGGCGCTCACGACGAACTGTCCCGTGCCCGGCCCCGTGCCCACGAGCCCCGCGAACAACGACTACCGCCCCGGCTTCGCCGGCGCCCTCATGGCGAAAGACCTGGGGCTCGCCGCCCACGCCATCGCCCGCACCGGAGTGGACGCGCAGATGGGGCTGCTGGCCCAGGCGCTCTACGCGCAGTTCGCGGAGGGGCCCGGAGCAGGGCAGGATTTCTCCGGGATCATCCACACCATCCGGTCCGGTGAGGCCGCGTAA
- a CDS encoding acyl-CoA dehydrogenase family protein has product MTTTALPTEPMDPEERAAIVAAVRDFAEAELAPHALEWDERKHFPRDALRRAGELGLGGIYVREDVGGSALSRADTALIFEELAKGDPAVAAYISIHNMVAWMIDAYGTDAQRQEWLPQLTGMTGFGSYCLTEPGAGSDAAAITTTAVRDGDGFVITGVKQFISGAGEAAVYVVMARTGGPGARGISAFLVRADAPGLSFGANEKKMGWNAQPTRQVVFDGVRVRAEDLLGGEGQGFAIAMSGLDGGRLNIAACSLGGAQWALERATRYVHERSAFGEPLDERQSVVFTLADMATDLYAARTMVLDAAASVDAKAPDASVRCAMAKRFATDTGFRVANAALQLHGGYGYLHDYGIEKVVRDLRVHQILEGTNEIMRVIIGRHLVAT; this is encoded by the coding sequence ATGACCACCACCGCCCTGCCCACCGAACCCATGGATCCCGAGGAGCGTGCCGCCATTGTCGCGGCGGTCCGGGATTTCGCGGAGGCCGAGCTCGCGCCGCACGCGCTGGAGTGGGACGAACGCAAGCACTTCCCCCGCGACGCCCTCCGCCGTGCCGGCGAGCTCGGGCTGGGCGGCATCTACGTCCGCGAGGACGTCGGCGGGAGTGCCCTGAGCCGCGCCGACACGGCCCTCATCTTCGAGGAGCTGGCCAAGGGCGATCCCGCCGTGGCCGCCTACATCTCGATCCACAACATGGTCGCGTGGATGATCGATGCCTACGGCACCGACGCGCAACGCCAGGAATGGCTGCCGCAGCTGACGGGCATGACGGGATTCGGCAGCTACTGCCTCACTGAGCCGGGCGCGGGGTCGGATGCGGCGGCCATCACCACGACCGCAGTCCGCGACGGCGACGGCTTCGTGATCACCGGCGTGAAGCAGTTCATCTCGGGAGCAGGCGAGGCGGCCGTCTACGTCGTGATGGCCCGCACGGGCGGACCGGGGGCACGCGGCATCAGCGCGTTCCTCGTGCGCGCCGACGCTCCGGGTCTCTCCTTCGGGGCGAACGAGAAGAAGATGGGGTGGAACGCCCAACCCACGCGGCAGGTCGTCTTCGACGGTGTGCGCGTCCGCGCAGAGGACCTCCTCGGCGGGGAGGGGCAGGGGTTCGCCATCGCGATGTCGGGGCTGGACGGCGGGCGGCTCAACATCGCCGCCTGCTCCCTCGGCGGCGCGCAGTGGGCGCTGGAGCGGGCGACGCGCTATGTTCACGAGCGCTCGGCCTTCGGTGAGCCGCTGGATGAGCGGCAGTCGGTCGTGTTCACCCTCGCCGACATGGCCACCGATCTGTACGCCGCGCGAACGATGGTGCTCGACGCCGCGGCATCCGTCGACGCCAAGGCTCCGGATGCATCTGTGCGGTGCGCGATGGCCAAGCGCTTCGCCACCGACACCGGGTTCCGCGTCGCCAACGCCGCGCTCCAGCTGCACGGCGGATACGGCTATCTGCACGACTACGGGATCGAGAAGGTGGTCCGCGACCTGCGGGTGCACCAGATCCTCGAGGGCACGAACGAGATCATGCGCGTGATCATCGGCCGGCACCTCGTCGCCACGTGA
- a CDS encoding extracellular solute-binding protein, whose product MTAPSAFSRRQFLGLATALAGTAALAACTPGAVTPGARPLEFWHLLSGADGVTMSGLIDTANAGQSSYLVRPTVLSWGEPYYTKLAMAAAGGRAPDLSVMHASRVVGYAPGGLLDPWDVGRLAELGVEKNTFPAAIWEKGFVGDDLYSLALDAHPFILMYNTEICERAGVLDGDGRLRPVSSPEEFLELARAVAVESEGHGLSYGYLGDGAQMWRLFYTFYTQHGMEIGLPEGGSADMDDDVAVASLTFMQQLLDGEIAARENDYQSAIAEFATGRSGLFLTGVWELRSMQEQDLPLDATIIPSLFGTPSVYADSHAFTLPHQNAPDPQTRDLVYRFVADILKGSFDWAGAGHIPAYLPVTEAPDYADLLPQAHYAEAAEYVRYDPPAWFTGSGSRFQAEFGSAVQNVLLGGDDPSAAIARFRSRLDSQLRTPNPANPEGGTA is encoded by the coding sequence ATGACGGCACCTTCCGCCTTCAGCAGAAGGCAGTTCCTCGGACTGGCGACGGCGCTGGCGGGAACGGCAGCGCTGGCGGCATGCACCCCCGGTGCGGTCACGCCCGGCGCGCGCCCACTGGAGTTCTGGCATCTGCTCAGCGGTGCCGACGGCGTCACGATGTCGGGGCTGATCGACACCGCCAACGCGGGGCAGAGCTCCTACCTCGTGCGCCCGACGGTGCTGTCGTGGGGTGAGCCGTATTACACCAAGCTCGCGATGGCGGCCGCCGGCGGGCGGGCGCCGGACCTGTCGGTCATGCACGCGTCGCGCGTGGTGGGGTACGCCCCCGGTGGCCTCCTGGACCCGTGGGATGTGGGCCGGCTCGCCGAACTGGGGGTCGAGAAGAACACGTTCCCCGCGGCGATCTGGGAGAAGGGCTTCGTCGGCGACGACCTCTACAGCCTGGCGCTGGACGCGCACCCGTTCATCCTGATGTACAACACCGAGATCTGCGAGCGCGCCGGCGTCTTGGACGGCGACGGGCGCCTGCGTCCGGTGTCATCGCCGGAGGAGTTCCTCGAACTCGCCCGCGCTGTGGCGGTGGAATCGGAGGGCCACGGCCTGTCGTACGGGTACCTCGGCGACGGCGCCCAGATGTGGCGCCTCTTCTACACCTTCTACACCCAGCACGGGATGGAGATCGGGCTGCCCGAAGGGGGCAGCGCCGACATGGACGACGACGTGGCGGTCGCGTCCCTGACGTTCATGCAGCAGCTCCTGGACGGCGAGATCGCCGCGCGGGAGAACGACTACCAGTCCGCGATCGCCGAATTCGCGACCGGTCGGAGCGGACTGTTCCTCACCGGCGTGTGGGAGCTGCGCTCGATGCAGGAGCAGGATCTGCCGCTGGATGCCACGATCATCCCCAGCCTCTTCGGCACCCCGAGCGTCTATGCCGATTCGCACGCGTTCACCCTGCCCCACCAGAACGCCCCCGACCCGCAGACCCGCGACCTCGTCTACCGGTTCGTCGCCGACATCCTCAAAGGCTCGTTCGACTGGGCCGGGGCCGGGCACATCCCGGCGTACCTGCCCGTCACCGAGGCGCCCGACTACGCCGACCTGCTTCCGCAGGCCCACTACGCCGAGGCCGCCGAGTACGTGCGCTACGACCCGCCGGCGTGGTTCACCGGTTCGGGGTCGCGCTTCCAGGCCGAGTTCGGCTCGGCGGTGCAGAACGTGCTGCTCGGCGGGGACGACCCCTCCGCGGCGATCGCGCGGTTCCGCTCCCGGCTGGACTCGCAGCTGAGAACGCCCAATCCGGCCAACCCGGAAGGGGGCACGGCATGA
- a CDS encoding enoyl-CoA hydratase-related protein produces MTSYDTILVEQRGRVGWITLNRPDALNALNTRAMHEIVVAAEGFDRDPGVGAIVVTGSERAFAAGADIKEMADKSSVDMVLDDHFGAWNRFAAVRTPVIAAVSGYALGGGCELALMCDIILAADTAAFGQPEIALGVIPGMGGTQRLVRALGYYKAADLVLTGRRIGADEAERAGLVSRVVPAGELLAVAGEVADGIAAKSLPSLYAAKAALDAALETPLSAGLRYESAAFTSLFATEDQKEGMAAFREKRSPEFTGR; encoded by the coding sequence ATGACCAGCTATGACACCATCCTCGTCGAACAGCGTGGACGGGTCGGGTGGATCACGCTCAACCGCCCGGACGCGCTCAACGCCCTGAACACGCGCGCGATGCACGAAATCGTCGTGGCCGCCGAGGGATTCGACCGCGACCCCGGGGTCGGTGCGATCGTCGTCACCGGATCCGAGCGCGCGTTCGCCGCCGGCGCCGACATCAAGGAGATGGCCGACAAGAGCTCGGTCGACATGGTGCTGGATGACCACTTCGGGGCGTGGAACCGGTTCGCCGCCGTGCGCACCCCGGTCATCGCCGCCGTCTCCGGCTACGCGCTGGGCGGCGGGTGCGAACTCGCGCTCATGTGCGACATCATCCTCGCCGCCGACACCGCGGCGTTCGGGCAGCCCGAGATCGCGCTCGGGGTCATCCCCGGGATGGGAGGCACGCAGCGCCTGGTGCGCGCGCTCGGGTACTACAAGGCTGCCGACCTCGTGCTCACCGGGCGCCGGATCGGTGCGGACGAGGCCGAGCGCGCCGGGCTGGTCTCCCGCGTCGTGCCCGCGGGGGAGCTCCTCGCCGTCGCGGGAGAGGTCGCCGACGGGATCGCCGCGAAGTCGCTGCCGTCACTGTACGCAGCGAAGGCGGCGCTGGACGCGGCGCTGGAGACCCCCCTGAGCGCGGGCCTGCGGTACGAGAGCGCCGCCTTCACGTCGCTGTTCGCCACGGAGGATCAGAAGGAGGGCATGGCTGCCTTCCGGGAGAAGCGCTCGCCGGAGTTCACGGGGCGCTGA
- a CDS encoding MarR family winged helix-turn-helix transcriptional regulator, which yields MPGPRRLRIDPIAEAKRQWVAHGWTDAAPGMAAVTSIMRAQQLVLARVDAALRPFGLTFARYELLTLLRLSRSGRMPMASASARLQVHPTSVTNTVDRLQAGGYVRREPHPEDGRVTLIVLTDSGRELSEQATARLNEEVFAQPGLSAEDTDELVAILARMRKGAGDFDDPRPQPDPL from the coding sequence GTGCCCGGTCCCCGACGACTCCGGATCGACCCGATCGCTGAAGCCAAGCGGCAGTGGGTCGCCCACGGATGGACCGACGCCGCCCCCGGCATGGCGGCGGTGACCTCGATCATGCGCGCACAGCAGCTCGTGCTCGCCCGCGTGGACGCGGCGCTGCGTCCCTTCGGCCTCACGTTCGCGCGCTACGAGCTCCTCACCCTGCTGCGCCTGTCCCGGAGCGGGCGGATGCCGATGGCCTCCGCATCCGCACGCCTCCAGGTGCATCCCACCAGTGTCACCAACACGGTCGACCGCCTCCAGGCCGGCGGGTACGTCCGGCGCGAGCCACACCCCGAGGACGGTCGCGTCACCCTGATCGTGCTGACCGACAGCGGACGCGAGCTGTCCGAGCAGGCCACCGCGCGACTGAACGAGGAGGTGTTCGCGCAGCCGGGGCTCAGTGCGGAAGACACCGACGAGCTGGTCGCGATTCTCGCCCGCATGCGCAAGGGGGCCGGCGACTTCGACGACCCGCGCCCCCAGCCCGACCCGCTGTAG
- a CDS encoding carbohydrate ABC transporter permease gives MSTTAQARAPLATPEGAADTPDRVRKPGARRFSLLNVLAFIALALMAIGWLLPFLWAVATSFMTETDAASGGSWIGATGPTIDAYSTILAQGNVYIWAFNSLWTSAAVTLITIAISALAAYAFSRLEFPGKSLLYGVVIASIVVPPQVLIIPLFYEMLAFNLVDTPLGLILPQVVAPAMVFILKKFFDQVPIELEDAARVDGAGRVRVFWSVVLPLSRGILAAVAIFVFITTWNNFLWPFLIINDTNLMTLPVGLQTVISAYGVQYAQIMAQAVLASVPLIVLFLIFQKQIVRGVATTGFGGT, from the coding sequence ATGAGCACCACCGCGCAGGCCCGCGCCCCTCTCGCCACCCCCGAGGGCGCGGCGGACACCCCCGATCGCGTCCGGAAGCCGGGCGCCCGTCGGTTCAGCCTTCTCAACGTCCTCGCCTTCATCGCCCTCGCCCTCATGGCGATCGGCTGGCTGCTGCCGTTCCTGTGGGCCGTGGCGACGTCGTTCATGACCGAGACGGATGCCGCGTCCGGGGGGAGCTGGATCGGAGCAACCGGTCCGACCATCGATGCGTATTCCACGATCCTGGCGCAGGGGAACGTCTACATCTGGGCGTTCAACAGCCTGTGGACCTCCGCCGCGGTCACGCTCATCACCATCGCCATCTCCGCTCTCGCGGCCTACGCGTTCTCGCGGCTGGAGTTCCCGGGCAAGAGCCTCCTCTACGGCGTCGTGATCGCCTCGATCGTCGTGCCGCCGCAGGTGCTCATCATTCCGCTGTTCTACGAGATGCTCGCCTTCAACCTCGTCGACACCCCCCTCGGGCTGATCCTGCCGCAGGTGGTCGCGCCGGCGATGGTGTTCATCCTGAAGAAGTTCTTCGATCAGGTGCCCATCGAGCTCGAGGACGCGGCGCGGGTGGACGGGGCGGGGCGCGTGCGCGTGTTCTGGTCGGTCGTGCTGCCGCTCTCGCGCGGCATCCTCGCGGCCGTGGCGATCTTCGTCTTCATCACGACCTGGAACAACTTCCTCTGGCCCTTCCTCATCATCAACGACACCAACCTGATGACGCTGCCGGTGGGCCTGCAGACCGTCATCAGCGCATACGGCGTGCAGTACGCGCAGATCATGGCGCAGGCCGTGCTCGCCTCCGTGCCGCTGATCGTGCTGTTCCTGATCTTCCAGAAGCAGATCGTGCGCGGTGTCGCCACGACCGGCTTCGGCGGCACCTGA